In Miscanthus floridulus cultivar M001 chromosome 8, ASM1932011v1, whole genome shotgun sequence, the sequence gaaaccaaaggaggtatcgaaattcgccatgtgagcaccgaaaagcaactagccgatatcttcacaaagcccctcgacgagtcaaggttttgtgctttgtgtagtgagctaaatatactttattctgataacatggtttgaattttagcatgcctctgtttgataaactagtatctaggcaaaagagttgaaaattttcatattgtgcatgaaaatgatttataaaaggcaacttatgtatcatgatcatggtctatattgattatttgtttctggtcatggtatataggtgatatgtgtccatatattatacagagagagtcatatagattatagctaactcccactgTTTTGGGGAGTGCGGCAGTGTCGCGCCTGCCATGCGACAGTGCTGGGCTAGGCATACTGTAGTACtgcactttgaatctcaattgagatttggCCCAAATGGTTTTACTGCAGGGCACATTTATTCATCTTATCCTCAGGTCCGTAGTAACTTTTTGCCCTCTCTCTTCCccccgacgccgacgcccgtgcctctctctcctctcgcgCCCGCGCCGTGGCCGATCTCTGGTAGTGCCACGGTAGCTGCCAGCACTCCCTCAACGTCACTGATAGCTGCTACTACCCCTGATCCAAGcagtttcttccctctcctctcccatcCTCGTTTGAGAAGATAGAGCACGGAGATAATGACCGAAGgggaaaaagaaagatgaatgagcaaagagacaaggatccacctcgcTGTGGTCGAGGGAGGTCAACAGCAATCGACAGTAGTGcagctccaaggggacttggtgacAGGGGGAGGCGCaagcaatacattgaagatgaggagaggctggagatgACATATCATACCACTAACGCCATTTCTAACACCCCACATCATCTCTCTGAGTTTGATAccagatacatgagagattttgatGGTAAGATCATCATGAGATCTTCAGATGACTCCCGCCAACATGCAGTTGttaactattccaagagttggaacCTGGTGGAAGAGGCGAGGGGGATTAATCCCTATGCAGTGCGCAAGGATTTGGACATTGATTACAGATTCTGGAATGAGTtttattccaacttttatgccactgccattcttgcatccaagaaaaccaagatcatcaagatgcagtatattgattgggatgagatgtaggagaaggaggagcctgagtttgacaaggtaatcaaaatttgtgacAGGTTCCAACTTTTAGACATCATGGATTTCTAGTATAACTagaatgaggaggtccttgcatagtttcatgccacatacttctatgaccagacctctgatgagattcactagatgactgatggtcggcactaccgaggcgactttgtcactttcagccagattcttggctttggggaggagcacagaggttacacttacattcatgatgagcctcgagctgagatccgtgacatcaattacatgtggagagatagaaggattgcagatggcaagaggagtggtctacatagcttctattacatcctcaacaacctcatcaggaacaccatcaacccaaaggatggagcagcttcagatattaatggctatgtgagaaatgtgttggctagatttgaTCTAGGTGGGtacaggttcaatgtccctagattcaaGTGAACTAAGTTGAGATTTGTAGTGGAGGATGGGAGAAGGGAgctgccctatgccccttacctcatgttcatgattgagagggtcactggattttattttttGAAGGATGGGTTGCACACCGTCTATAAAATTAAGAAGACCCAGCCAGCTACAACTACTTAGGGAGCGGGGAGgtctcatgctcatgtagatatccctaagtcttcccgctctaggtctcatagaggaggcaagatgaagaagtttggcaagtggttgaaggcaatctttgacaagtgcacctatgcagctgacaAAGCGTATGAGACATAGCTTGAGTAGTGTCAGCAGCCTGGACATGACCTTTCACCACTccctcctattccacctcctccacaaTAAGACCTTTCGAGTCTCTTCGACACAGATtcagatgatgaggaggaggagcagggacgagcagcagattgggatgagaccctaAAGGGATACCATCAGAGACAGGAGCCGAGGCGTTCCACTCGTTCCACTCGCTACACCGCCACTACTCACCGTCAGGGCCGTGCACGTATTGACTCCGACGACgatgatggtcatggtggtgCCGGGACTGTTGCAGAAGGTGTTAGGGTTgtaggaggtgatgatattgattggacggACATCCAGGCAGATGACGtgtaggtgttgatctttcttctttttttcttcttttggtgctttatgccaaagggggagaaaattagaggggtccaACAACTTTTCGACGCCATGGCCAGCCGTTGTGCTTGatgtcctattcgatgagtgttagtcttcaCAAAGTGGAAAGTTTGAGAGTCACTCAAAACTCTAAATTATGAAATAATACTACTATTTGACTTTTtatgtgggatatggacatatattaatctatgctgtCACTTGTGATGCAAttatgctagaatgtatatctttatatgtatcacatgttgtgtggtgtctgttctgatctTTGCTGTTACAGCAAGTGTGGCTGTGCCGCACCCAGCTGCAACAGCAAGCCATGTTATGCATAAACTGTTATTTGCAtcacgttttacatacctgacacagcatgcagcaccccacaggagcatggatgtaggggcagccccatcactttcactaaaatgtgaatcttggcttcttatggcaatttgagaattcaattctctattcatatacttagggggaggctctacacccatggcttgaaagtctcagtatttattttatatcttttgtaagctctaattgggttgtcatcaatcaccaaaaagagggagattgaaagtgcaatcaagccttaattatgggttttgatgataatgaccacgcaattagagaactaatgagatttatcgagatgacaagcagaaaatttatatttgaggatgctacatgaaatggaggagcccccaattataaatgtagatggcttcaaacttaaaggaggtttaaattctttttatattgaatttgagtataggaaaagccgtactataaagggggcgcACAATGcgtaagctaatatgtgctaccaagtgctcaaacaaccacatccttcctcagattcacagccaagacagtttacacttcactattacccttgttgtcttgcatGGTGTGGGATCCAGCTCtcccgaccccttggtcgcggGCTCCGGCTCGACCAACCCCTTGGTCACGGGATCcggctcacccgaccccttggtcgcggctctggctcgcctgacccttggtcgcgggcttcgtcttgcccgaccccttggtcacgggcttcatctcgcctgaccccttggccaCAGGCTTCGTCTCACCagacccttgggtgcgggcttcgtctcgcccgacctcgaggacgcgggcttcgtctcgcccaaccTATTGGGTGTGGTGTCCGTTGtgggctaggggtatatatacctttccctttcctcccCAACGGCTATCTATGATTTAAAGTGACCATTGGGGGCTAGGGGTATATAAACATTTCTCCTTCCTCCCCAATAGTAACCGAAcaagctctcttcttcctcacttcggTATGCCCAAAACAgagtaggagctctctctctctcactcactccattgttgacctcaagcccccaagcaaatctattgattttctcatcaatccttgaggaataagggtccaaaactcgtgaaggggaccgtgacgcctaagaggggggtgaattaggcaacttaaaattttaactctaaactatggtctctttttctacccttagcaaaacctatgcaaaagataaactatctaaatgtgcaactatggttttgctaatgtgttactatctctactgcaaaaggagtaatgtaatcaatgtaaatgcggaagctaaagagcaaggtagagatatgcaaactcccgtcgatgactccggtatttttaccgaggtatcgagaagcatgcaagcttccccctagtcctcgttggagcccctcgtaaggaatccctcacaagggccaagctcccggtcgggtaactctgtggatagcctcgggccttcatcacgcgcaagtgggtctccgacgtgccttccggcaagcctctcccggatgctccccaccgtcttcactatcaagcttccggccaaaacaccgcgggccttgttccctccggtacacggtggcggccacaccacaaacgcggttggtgtgatctcgcaatacTAGAAGGCctttcgatgtacaacaatggtgcgcgcaagcaccgagtggtaagaggtatgcaaacctcactaaacactaggcctaaacctagagtaagcgcataagcgatggtctaatcaacctaagcacttcgcaaagcacctatgctaatcacctaatgaatcactaagcactatgcaagtggagattactaaaatggtgtatcaacaccctagatatgtttcatCAGCTCCACTCCTCCCAAATGGCCGgttaggggttgtatttataagccccactgagaaagtagtcgttggggatgaTATCCCgcatttctgctactgaccggacgctggagtcgtcctgattgGACGCGTCTGGTTGTCCTGGCCGTTGGAGccgtgaacaactgatcggacgctgccagcgtccggtcacttgctaccagacgcgtccgatcgcaagttcgctgctctggaacctctctgtactcgatcagacgctacTGTCCTGCGTCTGATCGGTTTTGTccccagcgtccgatccagcgtccggtcgctgctgctgacgccagtTTGCTGAGCCTCTTCAACGGCGCGTCCGGTCCAGCGTACGGTCGCCTATaagagctcgtttcttcgcgatcttgcgtacggcttggttcctatcttcgtgcttagactttgctcgatatcttgggtcttctcttgtgcttctaaggtcttgattatggtgttgatcatcgtaTCATCActtcgccttcatccaagtcacgtcttgcaccctattggactacaaaacaaacatttacagattcattagtctaatttggttgtgttggtcatcaagtaccaaaatccaaagtaaatgggcctaaggtccattttccttacaactcgattagagagcagctccattgattcccaaactctaaagagcacttggtttacaggtgcagcagtgccgcgctcacagagcggcagtgccacgggtgaatttgacttcggtttgagttgaatttttatagacctattcaccctcctctagtcgtTCCAGAGATCCTACAAAAATGACAATTAAAAAGGGATGAaggaatattttttatatatatttggttgaAGTTGAGTATATTTGACTTCTCAAGAAATGAGAAAGACAGTTAAAAACTGACGGACAATATTTGGTCTTGGTTAACTTGTTACCCTCATGGTTATATACCATAAGAAGAATTTTTTTTGCAAAGGTTTAATTGAGATTGATGTTTGGTTAGCGGCCATCGGTAGCCACGCCGAAGGTGGGGCGAGTTGTGGCGAGCCGCACATGTGGCGGAAAAATTCGACGCCACAATTTGTGGCTGCTTTTGTACTACGTTTTCTTGTGGCTGCCACACTTGTGTCAGGAACGAAATAAGCGTCCCAGATTTTATGGCGAGCCAAAGGTTTGGCGATATGCGGCCAGCATCCAAATGCAcccttaggccccgttcgcttcgttgaaaaaataaaccgaaacattgttccgactgatttgttttgagagaaaaacattgttttggctgaaaaaacaagttgacaagcgaacatggccttagAGCGAGTATAATAAGAGTATGTAAGAAAGCTGAAtggtgaggtggaggagagaggagaggagagagatgaGAAGCGGATTGTAAACTTACAGCTAACTTAGACACAAAAACCAAGAAACTCTGTTAGAGAGACAGACGGgccatgtattaatagtgaaggACTGAccactatatgagtgggctgagagataGACTGCAAGAATTCTTACAATCAGCAGATGgttatattattagccttgctcttacacGATACTTTGGCAAATGTAATGTTTAAATAAAGAATTCCAGTCTCATAGCTCACGAGCAGTATAGTTGTTTTCAGGCttatggggtgtttggatccggtgactaaaatttaagagatgtcacgtgagggtgtcgtatagggtgttcggatactaataaaaaaataaattatagaatccaatattactccacgagacaaatttattaaccctaattaacccgtcattagcatatgtttactgtagtactacgttgtcaaatcatgaactaattaggcttaaaagattcgtctcctaaattagtcgcaagctgtgcaattagttttataattagtctatatttaatattccatgcataTATCAAACATCCGATAgaacagcgactaaagtttaggaggagaaacCGAACACGCTTTTGCCACGTAAATACAACATAAAGTTCCAATGAAACTCTTTTTGGCGCCAACCTTCATTGGTTTGCCTTCTTCCCGCCTGAAATTTTACAAGCAGAAACATGGGTCGGAGCGTCGGACAGTGCCCTGCACATCCTATCCTGCCACTGCCACCACTCTGATTCTTGCAGCTCAACACTCGCATGAATTCGAGCACCGACTTTTCAGATAGGACGCGTAAACACCAGCGGTTTGCAACTTTTTATATGGATTCTCGCCACTCGTCAGGCTCTCATTGCAGCAGAGAGCAGATGCAGCAAAAGCAACAGAGTACTGTGCCGACCTCTGGCACTGCAAGCCTTCCCATGCTTCTGTTTGACCACAGTGAATAGTACAGTGCTATACATACCGCATACAGTACCAATTTTTGAACTAATACCAGTCCTAGTACAAATTTTCAAATACCAACAACAGTACGACAGCAAAATAGCTTTGGCTCATGGTTTTTACGACTAATAATccgactgatgctgttttgttgtaaaAGAAAAACATTGTAACATGGTTGCTAAGCCGGGCCGATAAGTTCAAGCGACCAGTGCGTGCAATGGAGTATTACCATTCCATAGACAGATCAAGCTACATCGATCAGTGTTTCATGTCCACGTCTTCAAAAACACAGCATGCAGTGGCCTGCCGCGAGCAGCAGCAAACACCTACTGCCAGCATACATACGGAGTACCGTGTAGCACTAGTAATTGGCCTCGAAGTGTGTGCCGGTGGCCGGCCGGTGCAGCTAGCTGCCGTTCCTGCGGCCGCACTGATGGCCGGCAACCACCCTCCGCTCTGCATAAATGCCATCCTCCCCTTCCTTGTAGTATACCGTTGCTATGATGTGATTTGAGTGTAGTGTACGGTGGTGTGTGTATAAATACCATCCACAAATACGGCGTGGTTAGTTTGCTCCACGTCATGGGCTCAGTAACTAATCAATGGATCATCGATATACTCACACATTGGAGTATATGTACGAGTTAGACGCAATGTGTGTGGCTCGCCATGTTCATGTGGTCCGTGTCGCGAGGGCGACGCCGGCGAGGTCGCCGCCGCCGTACTCCTCCAGCACCACCAGCAGGTTCCCGCTTGGCTTCAGCCACGACCGCGGCACGTGGTACCTGCAATTGCAAATGTGCAGAAATGTCATGTGTGTTCTCAACAAGCTCGCGCCATATCCTCATTTCCCACGTTTGCACGCCACAGCTTTGTTTCTACGGAATACAGTACGTACCATCTCTGGGAGAGGTCGCCGCAGTTTGACATGCACTGGTCCTCGCGGTACGTCCCGGCGTAGCTGCACCGCCGGCAGCTGCCGGAGTAGGCCCTGTACGACCAGTACCTCCCGGCGTGGTGCCCGTTCACCCACATCTGGCCCTTGCCCATGCTGCCCATGTCCAGAGCCACCGGATCGTTCCCTGCCGGCGCGTTGAACAAGGCCTGTTCGTCACACCAAACAAGGATTCAGCAACACAAGTCACTTATCACTGCTGCCAATGCCATCTCTTCAGAAGTTCAAATCGCTAATGGAAGGACCTTGTGCCAAGTCAGTGGCTGTTTGCCACCGGGGCCGGCCCATTCCACGGCGGAGCTTCCAGTCACGGTGTGGAGGCCGAGCGACTCGCCTTTCAGGCCGACCTGCGCCAGGCAAGATTCAGTGTGATTCTGTGATGAGCTTATTAGCATTTCTGATGGAAGAAGGCATTTTTTCGCGGATGCCTGGATGGTACAAGCACCTGATATGTCCATTTCTGATGGCTGAGGTCCCTCTTCCCCTCATTCAGGCCGGAGAGGGTCACTGGCCCGAGGACGCCGACGTTCCACAACTCAAAATGGTTGCCATTGTTCTACATCACCACCATATTCGGCGTTACAAACATTTTTTAGAGTAAGATGATTTTTTATGATATTGAATTGGCCTGTGATCAATCAACTTACAGGAAGGCCCACTGCTGAGCTTAGGATGGAGATCTTGTTGCTGCCCTGCCACATCTTCACATGTCCATTGAACCTAAGTTTCGGGTTGTCATAGCCGCCATAAACAGATCCTACAACATAAACATTCTCTCAGTATAATCCTCGTACAGACCTGATTGGTAACAAAATGCTGCTAGAGAGAGAAGTTATTAGTACCATATGATCTCCCATTGACGAACACCTGCATCGAGTGTCCAGCGGAATACACAGTGAGCTGAGGCCACTGGCCAGACTTCAGGAATTGTTCATTGGCACCAATGTTGACACTGCAGTGAGCATAATTCAAAGTTAAGATAATCCATAAGGTTTCAGAAAGAAATGGTTCCAATGATCGATGAAGCCTTATCAAGGCCACTAGGCCAGTCAGTCACTCACTGGGTGGTGTACCACAGATAGTCTGATTTGTCCCATGTCAAGCTGAGTTGCTCGACCAGGCCATCCCTTGTAAACGCACTGTCATCCAGCGAGTTTGTGTCTTCGCTGTAGGACTGCCAAGCGAAGTGTAACACCGGGTTCATCTTCGGCAGCAGAGTTGGCTCCTTCACCTACACAATTATCACATTTTTCTCATTAGACTACATGATCCCGTTTGTCCTGTAGAGAGAACGAAAGATTCAGCCTTCAGTACGCTCTCACCGTTGCAGTGTTGAAGACCGCGGTTTTGCAGTCAGGCAGAATGCTGATGGACCAAGCAGGGAGGTCATAATGACGCCCATCAAACCTGATTTTCACAGCAGTCTTCATGTGGTAGTTCGACAGGAATGCGGCACAGGCTCCATTCTTCGACTTGAAGACATATGCCTGGAAAACAATTGATCGTTCCATCATCTGCTGATGTTTTCTTGTATTTGGCAACACATTGCCATGTGAGAAAATTTCGTAGCAAAAATTAACCTTCTCGTAGTTTCCAATTGATTGTATTGTTGGATCACCAGAAATCAACGCGGGCTCAGCCTGCTTGATAGCCCTGTGCAGGTCCCTCAGGTGACCCCATTTTGGTTGCCTAAGCAGACCTGAAATGTACATCCCAGACTTTTCAGGTCAGCTCAGCCCAACTCATGTGAACAAACAGGTAAAACCACGCTGTAAACTTCCCAACAAATATCTCTGGATGACAACCGATGGGAATTCAAGTTTGTCAAAGATGGCAATCACTGCATACCAAATTCATCGATGGGGGCATCATAGTCATAGCTGGTTGCGATGAAGGGGCCACCGGCCGTGCGCCCAAAGTTTGTCCCTCCATGGTACTGCATCAGATTCAGAATATGCAAATGTGATGACAACAACAAGAATAGCATTGACTGCAACGGCAGTAATGGTGTGACCAGCATGGCCTCCTTAGTTTTCTTACCATGTAGTAGTTCACGAAGGAGCCTCCTTTCTGAATGAACCTCACCACGGCGAAGGCCAGGTCCTCCACAGGCCGGTGAGGCACCGCGCCACCAAACTTGGTAAACCTTTTGATATTGTAAAATTACAAAATTAGACCATTCTTAGATATCGAAACGTTTTCACGGGATCGGCATGACTTCTGGCACGACTTGGATCAAGAGAAGTACCATCCAGTCCAGGCTTCGGTCCACATGGTCGGCTTGTACTTCTTGTTCGGTGTGAAGTAGTCGCAATAGAAGCCGTTGCAAGTGTTGATCTGCAATGATCAATTCACACAATGTAAGAACCGAAAACAGTTAAGCTGCACATAAGAAATTCAGGTACTTGACACCAGCCAGCCACGCCACCGTTGATGGTGCAGGAGTAGCATGCAACCGAACATACCACAGGGTCCGGGGCATCATCCTGCTTGCACATCACCCACGGCACGCCGGTGTTGGTCCCAACAGCCATCTGTGCCGCCCAGTGAGCATACGGCTTGGCGCCACTGCCCACGACGGACTCCATTGGCCCGAACTCGTTCTCCACCTGCACATAGTGGGCGGATGaggctctagttctgctccaatTGCGAGTTGCATTGCAAAGTTGAACCAAAAATGTGACGGTGCACACCTGAGCCATGATGATTGGGCCTCCCTGCCACTCGAATAGCCCCTCCGACTTCATCATGGACACTATCTTCTCCACAAACTTCTGCATTGCCGCCTGGGGTAAAAAAAAAGAATCAGGCACATCCCTCCAGCCCCCCACCCACCCAATTGATGCAAAATGGAAGAAAGACAAAATCTTATCTCATTGCCATAACTGAAAACAAATCAAATCTCTTTGGGTGAAAGTGAAACTAGTACACTACCTTGAAGGGGCCATTGTCTGTCCTGAACCTGATGCCCGGCACATACTTGAGCCAAACAGGAAAGCCACTGAAAAGAACAGACATCGACTGCAATGTTAGCACATTACAGTAGTTCTAGCAATTCACAACCGAATTGCATTACAGGACCAAAAATTCGTAGTCTGCGAGAGACAAGAgtgttggtggtggtgggtaCCCAAAGTTCCACTCGGCGCAGACGTAGGGGCCGATGCGGAGGTGGACGTAGAGGCCGGCCTGCCTGACGAGCTTGACGAAGCGGACGAGGTCGTAGCGGTCGGCGAAGTGGTACTGCCCCTGCACCGGCTCGTGGCCGTTCCAGAAGACGTAGGTCTGGATGACGTCCAGGCCGCCGTCCTTGGCCTTCTGGATCAGCCCGGGCCACATCTGCATTCGACTCGGAGTCGGAGAGCAAGAACCAGTCAGTCAGTCGAGGTGAGAGCCGCCGGCCGCCGACCAGCTTCTGGTTTGAAGCGGCGCGCaacggcaggcaggcaggcgaccTGCATTTGGGCGAGGGAGGCGAAGAGACGGCCGGCCATGGACACGGAGGCGAGATTGTACGAGTACGGTACCTCGGGGGTACTTCTCGGGTAGTGGATAGAGCCGGAGATGAGGATGCGGCGGCGGCCGTTGATGACGAGGGAGCGGTGGTCGTACGAGACGGCCGCATTGGCCGCCGAGGCCAACAGGGAGGCCGCCAGGAGGAAGACAGCGAGCAGGATGCGACTACCGGCGCCGGCGCAGCTGCAGGCGGCAAGAAGACGCGGCGCTGCGGCCATGGTGCGTGCCCGCCGCCCACCTCACCGCTCCTCTCCTCCGAAGAGCAAAGCTCCCTGAGTCCCTGGCCTTTCTCCCTCCTGGAGTAGCAGTGACCTGCCGCTTCTTGGCCGAGCGAAGTGGCAACGGGGAGGGGCGGAGGGCGTAAGGTAGTGGCGTTTTTGTCGAGAgggggcggcaatggcgacggggGAGTGCGCGAGCTTTTATGCTGCTGCTCTGCTTTTGCTCGTTGTTTTATCCTTGTTTGTGCGGGTCGCTTTTGGATGGTTACCGCCGGCGGTGAGCTGCCGAGCTTGGGCCGTGGAGTGAGGCTTTTAACCGTCTGCCGTTATAAAAGATGGTCAAAGTCTAAGTATCACTAAACAATTTGAACGCATCTTAATGCCATCGTTGACCTTTTTTTTTCCTCCAAACCATTCCGTCCATCTTCTATTTGATTTCTACCGTTTGACAGCCCTGACATGTGGACCCGACCGATAGTGATATCCAAAATACCCTTCTCTCTAACCCAGTCctctctcttctttctctcttTGCCTGGTGAGGCCAAGTTGTAAGTGACATGTGCACCTTCTTCCTCCGTCGCGCTCCTGCATCATGCTCCCAAAGCCGCCCACCAACTCCGCCGCAACCATCGGCACCTCGCAGGACGGCCATGCCGCGGCCTTGCGCTCCAGCCCGTCTCGCAGGGCGGGGCGCACGCGGCGGCGCCTGCGCGGCCGGTGTTGTGGATGCGGGGTGGGGCGGAGTGCTTGCGGCGGAGCCCGCGCTGCCAGCGTTGAGAACGGCCCGCTGCTCCGCCTCGGCCCATCCCCATTCGCGGAGCGGCTGCTGGACGACTTCGCCCGGCTGGTTCGCTGATCACGCAACCACAGAGTTCAGAGTGCTCGTCCTCTCTGGCGGCACCATCCTGGGCCTCGTCTACAAGCCCCGCAACACGGTGGCCCTCGACGTCGCCACGCAGCCCTTGTCGCCCGGCCCGTAGCTGCGCGACGCCAAGCTCCGTCCGCCATGCTTGTGGTAGGAGATGACACGGTGGTCGTGATGGACAGCATCCTGCGCGGCGGCGATTGCTGCTGCTTTGAGGCGCTCCGCCGCGTCCCGGCGGTAGCGGCTGGCGTGCCGACCCACTCCCAAACCCGCCCGTCGGCCCCTAGAGCCGGATGATGGTGACAACTTTTACACCATGTGTGTCGTGGCCTACTTCGTGGTGGGTGCGCGTGTGTGGATCTCCATCAACGACGGCAGAG encodes:
- the LOC136471390 gene encoding beta-galactosidase 4, with the translated sequence MAAAPRLLAACSCAGAGSRILLAVFLLAASLLASAANAAVSYDHRSLVINGRRRILISGSIHYPRSTPEMWPGLIQKAKDGGLDVIQTYVFWNGHEPVQGQYHFADRYDLVRFVKLVRQAGLYVHLRIGPYVCAEWNFGGFPVWLKYVPGIRFRTDNGPFKAAMQKFVEKIVSMMKSEGLFEWQGGPIIMAQVENEFGPMESVVGSGAKPYAHWAAQMAVGTNTGVPWVMCKQDDAPDPVINTCNGFYCDYFTPNKKYKPTMWTEAWTGWFTKFGGAVPHRPVEDLAFAVVRFIQKGGSFVNYYMYHGGTNFGRTAGGPFIATSYDYDAPIDEFGLLRQPKWGHLRDLHRAIKQAEPALISGDPTIQSIGNYEKAYVFKSKNGACAAFLSNYHMKTAVKIRFDGRHYDLPAWSISILPDCKTAVFNTATVKEPTLLPKMNPVLHFAWQSYSEDTNSLDDSAFTRDGLVEQLSLTWDKSDYLWYTTHVNIGANEQFLKSGQWPQLTVYSAGHSMQVFVNGRSYGSVYGGYDNPKLRFNGHVKMWQGSNKISILSSAVGLPNNGNHFELWNVGVLGPVTLSGLNEGKRDLSHQKWTYQVGLKGESLGLHTVTGSSAVEWAGPGGKQPLTWHKALFNAPAGNDPVALDMGSMGKGQMWVNGHHAGRYWSYRAYSGSCRRCSYAGTYREDQCMSNCGDLSQRWYHVPRSWLKPSGNLLVVLEEYGGGDLAGVALATRTT